Proteins from one Telopea speciosissima isolate NSW1024214 ecotype Mountain lineage chromosome 1, Tspe_v1, whole genome shotgun sequence genomic window:
- the LOC122658673 gene encoding LOW QUALITY PROTEIN: uncharacterized protein LOC122658673 (The sequence of the model RefSeq protein was modified relative to this genomic sequence to represent the inferred CDS: deleted 1 base in 1 codon): MRPSLKFNSSPNRADKFLPPLTRFLRNNMGSQSRGRSRFSPIFIRKKNVVVAVETQEPSSPKVTCIGQVRVQRSKQSGAKNGRTSTTVAKGRLRWIRKVLLCNYSVIKPKPRASCSIWQSGYSFPKWAIAKDSALGESKREETDEYSDQRYEDEEGEEEEANVFVSSSPPKNALLLMRSRSESYRASSLANRFWGSPSPIEDAANVNREQESVDSVETQQVETEEEKPTSGKESKCRDTAAESRNGTENEEKLGFESSNSERSNETTRTGDESAKLIGEVSVRPLVLTRCKSEPARRTGKLDRIRVVILEENKAACREF, encoded by the exons ATGCGGCCTTCTTTAAAATTCAACTCGAGCCCAAATCGAGCAGATAAGTTTCTGCCTCCATTAACGAGGTTTCTCAGAAACAATATGGGGAGTCAAAGCAGGGGAAGGTCACGTTTTAGCCCTATATTCATCAGAAAGAAGAATGTTGTTGTAGCGGTAGAAACCCAGGAGCCCTCTTCCCCCAAGGTCACCTGTATTGGGCAAGTTCGCGTACAACGATCCAAGCAATCTGGGGCCAAGAACGGTCGAACCAGCACCACCGTCGCCAAAGGCCGGTTACGATGGATTCGTAAGGTTCTTTTATGCAACTATTCCGttataaaacccaaacccagagCTTCTTGTTCGATATGGCAGAG TGGTTACAGTTTCCCTAAATGGGCTATCGCCAAAGATTCTGCGCTAGGAGAATCTAAACGAGAGGAAACAGATGAATATTCTGACCAACGATacgaagatgaagaaggagaagaggaagaagccaATGTTTTTGTGTCTTCTTCCCCACCGAAGAACGCTTTGCTACTCATGAGAAGCAGGTCAGAGTCATACCGAGCTTCCTCTCTGGCTAATCGCTTCTGGGGTTCACCCTCTCCAATTGAAGATGCTGCAAATGTCAATAGAGAGCAGGAAAGCGTAGACAGTGTCGAAACCCAACAAGTAGagacagaagaagagaaacccACGTCGGGAAAAGAATCCAAATGCAGAGATACGGCTGCAGAATCGAGAAATGGTACAGAAAATGAGGAAAAGTTGGGATTTGAAAGCTCAAACAGTGAGAGAAGCAATGAAACAACAAGAACCGGCGACGAGTCAGCGAAGCTAATTGGGGAAGTCTCTGTTCGGCCACTGGTACTAACCAGATGTAAATCGGAGCCTGCGAGAAGAACGGGGAAGCTGGATCGAATTAGAGTCGTTATCCTTGAAGAAAATAAGGCTGCATGTCGAGAATTTTAA